The following proteins come from a genomic window of Methanosarcina sp. MTP4:
- a CDS encoding YbhN family protein, with product MGAEKQNSRSLAFPPPLILRAGRYLPTLIFLGFAVNLILPELASVEESLQVIKTMVLWAVLLAALAQVIRYMGSGYLLHSIVANVNQKLSVSRGALITIAAASVGLLAGGPLGNGAATYRWIRKLGISAEASGLAGTLPTFFNNTILVILGVAGILELLAAEELSSAQFSAFFLVLVGMGMGIVSVGWGKQHRKGFMAAAVREAAFFSRALQRPYNPHSTETAVLRMFAAFDVLEKGGWKRPALGAVLTIGFDMLTLYFFFIAAGNQVSLSVLLVGYGLPLLFGRLAFLLPGGVGIVESTMAALYTGLGVPGPIAVVVILGYRMFSFWIPTFLGFPLAAYLQKE from the coding sequence ATGGGAGCTGAAAAGCAAAATTCCCGTAGCCTGGCTTTTCCTCCGCCGCTTATACTGCGGGCAGGCCGCTACCTTCCCACCCTGATCTTTCTGGGGTTTGCAGTTAATCTTATTCTTCCCGAGCTCGCCTCGGTTGAAGAGTCCCTGCAGGTCATCAAAACAATGGTCCTGTGGGCTGTGCTGCTGGCTGCCCTTGCCCAGGTTATAAGGTATATGGGAAGCGGCTATCTCCTTCATTCTATTGTGGCAAACGTAAACCAGAAACTTTCAGTGTCCAGGGGAGCCCTGATAACTATTGCTGCAGCTAGCGTCGGGCTGCTTGCAGGAGGGCCGCTTGGAAACGGGGCAGCCACATACCGCTGGATACGGAAACTGGGCATCAGCGCCGAAGCTTCGGGGCTTGCAGGTACCCTGCCCACCTTTTTCAACAACACAATTTTAGTGATACTGGGAGTGGCAGGAATACTCGAGCTACTGGCAGCAGAGGAGCTTTCCTCCGCACAGTTCTCCGCCTTTTTCCTGGTCCTTGTCGGGATGGGCATGGGGATTGTATCAGTAGGCTGGGGAAAACAGCACAGGAAAGGCTTCATGGCTGCAGCTGTCAGGGAAGCTGCCTTTTTTTCCAGGGCTCTCCAAAGGCCCTACAACCCACATTCAACTGAAACCGCAGTCCTCCGCATGTTCGCAGCCTTCGATGTGCTAGAAAAAGGGGGTTGGAAACGCCCGGCTCTTGGAGCAGTGCTCACCATCGGCTTCGATATGTTGACCCTTTACTTCTTCTTCATAGCTGCCGGAAACCAGGTAAGCCTGAGCGTCCTGCTTGTGGGATACGGCCTGCCCCTGCTCTTCGGGAGACTGGCATTTCTCCTCCCGGGTGGGGTGGGGATTGTGGAGAGTACCATGGCAGCTCTCTACACAGGCCTTGGAGTGCCGGGGCCGATTGCAGTTGTGGTCATCCTCGGCTACCGGATGTTTTCGTTCTGGATCCCGACCTTTTTAGGGTTCCCGCTTGCGGCTTACCTTCAGAAGGAATGA
- a CDS encoding DUF1294 domain-containing protein, producing MENGMYLFIPILYAALNSVSFVLYGLDKFKAKRQKWRISEQTLLIAAFFGPIGAWMGMQRFRHKTQKPLFKFLVPLFIGIHVMYVLWINL from the coding sequence ATGGAAAACGGCATGTACCTTTTTATTCCCATCCTGTATGCTGCACTTAACTCAGTTTCTTTTGTCCTCTACGGGCTGGACAAGTTCAAGGCGAAACGGCAAAAATGGCGCATTTCGGAGCAGACCCTCCTGATAGCAGCCTTCTTCGGACCCATCGGGGCCTGGATGGGGATGCAGCGCTTCAGGCACAAGACCCAGAAACCCCTATTTAAGTTTCTAGTACCTTTGTTCATAGGAATTCATGTAATGTACGTGCTCTGGATAAATCTTTGA
- a CDS encoding tetratricopeptide repeat protein: MVPLPLETIAQQATNILLPALPFLTLAGKSAADKGKEVLEDMAYEKVIEKLGSESGKRAKALLEKISPKMSESLGKALTKASKNSEDPKAKEELQQEIFKLLVENPEIAREIEIIVNINLKIDLVKQLVFGDNNLILNLEGVQGEELIKVLKYMEWKRQEELIQEVQRSYSPSALPDYSKNLMKFVTENRAEELSHALNRLQENKILLFSGIAGVGKTTLARVLIDFRPTGVPEPFWFDFHHNRDANLEDVLEALAAYLEAPEILSFKGKRQAGKPDINRLTEELRKRNSLWLVFDDLSYMINENRNFIDPGLGLLFTSLRDNTHRAKVILTSRIMPLLDNGEYLIDELEDENRQEIKGLKTDFAVNYLKENGLDKIELDILESLVESVDGHPFSLKLLVGLTKKHTPENILKDLNLYKKHQEDRIKKARFLFYKLVDEEKELLERIAVYRQPEPPEAIKIMFTDNTPIDSVDTLLDKSLLETDHNGKYWLHPLVQEFSYNDLKNKNEAHAIACKYYLSIPLPENPRKKEELQSAIEAHHHACEEGGYDLAAIIIYRSGLHQLLDIWGNYTTLVELYNRLLPVDPFNEEILLKKEFQSFVFGNLGLEYSNLGNVRKAIEYYEQALKISKEIGDRRGEGADLGNLGLAYSHLGEPRKAIEYYEQALKISKEIGDRRGEGNRLGNLGLAYSDLGEPRKAIEYYEQALKISKEIGDRRGEGADLGNLGLAYSHLGEPRKAIEYYEQALKISKEIGDRRGEGNRLGNLGLAYSHLGEPRKAIEYYEQALKISKEIGDRRGEGADLGNLGNAYSHLGEPRKAIEYYEQALKISKEIGDRRGEGNHLGNLGLAYSHLGEPRKAIEYYEQALKISKEIGDRRGEGNHLGNLGNAYSHLGEPRKAVKFLKQSLAIGKAIEDPRIIGFCEQKLKELEGSND; this comes from the coding sequence ATGGTCCCGCTACCCCTTGAAACCATTGCCCAGCAGGCAACTAATATTCTTCTGCCAGCCCTGCCTTTCCTTACTCTTGCAGGAAAGTCCGCAGCTGATAAAGGAAAAGAAGTTCTTGAAGACATGGCCTACGAAAAAGTTATTGAAAAGCTTGGTTCCGAAAGTGGGAAAAGGGCAAAAGCTCTGCTGGAAAAGATAAGTCCGAAAATGAGTGAATCCCTTGGAAAAGCGCTTACAAAGGCTTCCAAAAATTCCGAAGACCCGAAAGCAAAAGAAGAATTGCAGCAGGAAATCTTCAAACTGCTGGTGGAAAACCCGGAGATTGCGAGAGAAATAGAAATCATCGTAAACATAAATCTCAAAATCGACCTGGTCAAGCAGCTTGTTTTCGGAGACAATAACCTGATACTTAATCTGGAAGGCGTTCAAGGGGAAGAACTGATCAAAGTTCTGAAATATATGGAATGGAAGAGGCAAGAGGAACTAATTCAAGAAGTTCAAAGAAGTTATAGCCCTTCCGCTCTGCCAGATTATTCCAAGAATCTAATGAAATTTGTAACCGAAAACAGGGCAGAAGAACTTTCTCATGCCCTCAACCGTCTTCAGGAAAACAAAATTCTACTTTTCAGCGGTATCGCAGGTGTCGGGAAAACTACCCTTGCAAGGGTTCTGATAGACTTCAGGCCGACAGGCGTCCCAGAACCATTCTGGTTCGACTTCCATCATAATAGAGATGCAAATCTTGAAGATGTACTTGAAGCTCTTGCAGCCTATCTGGAAGCCCCCGAGATACTGAGCTTCAAAGGAAAAAGACAGGCAGGAAAACCCGATATAAACAGACTTACAGAGGAACTGAGAAAAAGAAACTCCCTCTGGCTGGTCTTTGACGACCTGAGCTACATGATTAATGAAAACCGGAATTTCATAGATCCAGGGTTGGGTCTGCTCTTCACATCCCTCAGGGACAACACCCACAGGGCAAAGGTAATCCTGACCAGCCGGATTATGCCCCTGCTGGACAATGGAGAATACCTGATCGATGAACTCGAAGACGAAAACCGGCAGGAGATAAAGGGTCTGAAAACAGATTTTGCCGTTAACTACCTGAAAGAAAACGGTCTTGACAAAATTGAACTCGATATACTGGAATCTCTGGTCGAAAGCGTGGACGGACACCCTTTCTCATTGAAACTGCTCGTGGGTCTCACAAAGAAACATACACCAGAGAATATACTAAAAGACCTTAATCTTTACAAAAAACACCAGGAAGACCGCATCAAAAAAGCAAGATTCCTCTTTTACAAACTGGTGGATGAAGAAAAAGAGCTGCTGGAACGCATCGCCGTCTACCGTCAGCCCGAGCCTCCTGAAGCCATCAAAATAATGTTTACAGACAACACCCCCATTGATTCCGTTGACACTCTACTCGATAAATCCCTCCTCGAAACCGACCACAATGGAAAATACTGGCTCCACCCCCTTGTGCAGGAATTTTCTTACAATGACCTGAAAAATAAGAATGAAGCCCATGCGATCGCCTGCAAGTATTACCTCTCCATTCCCCTCCCTGAGAACCCCAGAAAGAAAGAAGAACTCCAGTCAGCAATCGAAGCCCACCACCATGCCTGCGAAGAGGGAGGATATGACCTGGCTGCAATCATAATTTATCGCTCCGGTCTGCACCAACTTCTGGACATATGGGGAAATTACACTACACTTGTTGAATTATACAATCGGTTGCTTCCGGTTGATCCGTTTAATGAAGAAATTCTACTAAAGAAAGAATTTCAAAGTTTTGTTTTTGGGAACCTCGGTCTCGAATATAGTAATCTAGGAAATGTGAGAAAAGCAATTGAATATTACGAACAGGCACTGAAAATTTCTAAAGAAATCGGCGACAGGCGCGGAGAAGGTGCAGACCTTGGAAATCTGGGCTTAGCATACAGTCATCTGGGAGAGCCCAGAAAAGCAATTGAATATTACGAACAGGCACTGAAAATTTCTAAAGAAATCGGCGACAGGCGCGGAGAAGGAAATCGCCTCGGAAATCTGGGCTTAGCATACAGTGATCTGGGAGAGCCCAGAAAAGCAATTGAATATTACGAACAGGCACTGAAAATTTCTAAAGAAATCGGCGACAGGCGCGGAGAAGGTGCAGACCTTGGAAATCTGGGCTTAGCATACAGTCATCTGGGAGAGCCCAGAAAAGCAATTGAATATTACGAACAGGCACTGAAAATTTCTAAAGAAATCGGCGACAGGCGCGGAGAAGGAAATCGCCTCGGAAATCTGGGCTTAGCATACAGTCATCTGGGCGAGCCCAGAAAAGCAATTGAATATTACGAACAGGCACTGAAAATTTCTAAAGAAATCGGCGACAGGCGCGGAGAAGGTGCAGACCTCGGAAATCTGGGCAACGCATACAGTCATCTGGGAGAGCCCAGAAAAGCAATTGAATATTACGAACAGGCACTGAAAATTTCTAAAGAAATCGGCGACAGGCGCGGAGAAGGAAATCACCTCGGAAATCTGGGCTTAGCATACAGTCATCTGGGAGAGCCCAGAAAAGCAATTGAATATTACGAACAGGCACTGAAAATTTCTAAAGAAATCGGCGACAGGCGCGGAGAAGGAAATCACCTCGGAAATCTGGGCAACGCATACAGTCATCTGGGAGAGCCCAGAAAAGCGGTTAAGTTTTTGAAACAATCCCTGGCTATAGGAAAGGCAATTGAAGATCCAAGGATAATTGGCTTTTGCGAGCAGAAATTGAAGGAACTTGAAGGGTCTAACGACTGA
- a CDS encoding DEAD/DEAH box helicase codes for MESLTMNNFKKLGLSNAVLKSINEHGFESPTAIQEKSIPLILAGEDVIAGSATGSGKTLSFASGILQNSEKGKGIQALILTPTRELAEQVANTFRKFSKYDPLKIASIYGGVGINPQIKELKNAEVVVGTPGRLLDHISRNTIKFNNVKTLVLDEADHMFDLGFKVDVEKIIKKCPQNRQTLLFSATISKDVVQLSRKHMENPVRVSVESYIDPQKLNQVVYKVQDDMKLSLLVHLLQNEKSNLGMVFCNTKRNTDKVAKNLRKVGIDALAIHGGLTQNKRTRIMEEFHSGNICVLVCTDVAGRGIDIQGVSHVYNYDIPKESKQYIHRIGRTARAGTEGKAINILSKNDHANFMSVLKDNDVDIKGQALPALKKIVIEKPGRRLPKPVNKMKNPSRKGQQYTRHRNK; via the coding sequence ATGGAAAGTTTAACTATGAATAATTTTAAAAAACTAGGCCTCAGTAATGCTGTTTTGAAATCAATAAATGAACATGGCTTTGAAAGCCCTACAGCAATACAGGAAAAATCAATTCCCCTAATACTTGCTGGGGAAGATGTTATAGCCGGATCCGCAACAGGTTCCGGAAAAACACTCTCATTTGCTTCTGGCATATTACAAAATTCCGAAAAAGGAAAAGGAATTCAGGCTTTGATCCTGACCCCTACAAGAGAACTGGCGGAGCAGGTGGCAAATACTTTCAGGAAATTCTCAAAATACGACCCGCTAAAAATCGCATCTATCTATGGCGGTGTAGGGATCAATCCACAAATTAAAGAATTAAAGAATGCCGAGGTTGTTGTTGGAACACCCGGTAGGCTACTCGATCATATCAGCAGAAATACCATCAAATTCAATAATGTGAAAACACTTGTCCTTGATGAGGCAGACCATATGTTTGATCTGGGATTCAAAGTGGATGTAGAAAAAATCATCAAGAAATGTCCTCAAAACAGGCAGACCCTTTTGTTCTCTGCAACCATTTCAAAAGATGTTGTCCAGCTTTCCCGCAAGCACATGGAAAACCCGGTTCGAGTATCAGTAGAGTCTTATATCGACCCGCAAAAATTGAATCAGGTTGTTTATAAAGTGCAGGATGATATGAAATTATCTCTGCTTGTGCACCTTCTACAAAATGAGAAGTCAAACCTCGGGATGGTTTTCTGCAACACAAAAAGAAACACTGACAAAGTCGCAAAAAACCTGAGAAAAGTAGGTATCGATGCCCTGGCAATTCATGGCGGATTGACACAGAACAAACGAACTCGCATAATGGAAGAATTCCATTCCGGGAACATATGTGTCCTTGTATGCACAGATGTAGCCGGAAGAGGAATTGATATACAGGGTGTTTCCCATGTTTACAATTATGATATTCCCAAGGAGAGTAAACAGTATATTCACAGGATTGGAAGAACTGCACGAGCAGGAACAGAAGGAAAAGCGATAAATATCCTTTCCAAAAATGACCATGCTAATTTCATGAGTGTGCTGAAAGACAATGATGTAGATATTAAGGGACAGGCACTACCTGCTCTAAAGAAAATTGTAATTGAAAAACCGGGAAGAAGATTGCCAAAGCCGGTAAATAAAATGAAAAACCCCTCCAGAAAAGGTCAGCAATATACCAGGCACAGAAACAAGTGA
- a CDS encoding type I restriction-modification enzyme R subunit C-terminal domain-containing protein translates to MDRGAAKKVMTTFLSGKTLSANQIELINLIVNHLTEHGVMDAALLYESPFTDLTPQGPDGLFASSLVDELIGHWQITATAMSPSYQQQSLA, encoded by the coding sequence CTGGACCGGGGAGCTGCAAAAAAAGTGATGACCACTTTCCTATCAGGCAAGACCCTGAGCGCGAACCAGATAGAATTAATAAACCTGATTGTGAACCACCTTACAGAACATGGCGTGATGGATGCTGCACTACTTTACGAATCCCCATTCACCGACCTTACCCCACAGGGGCCGGACGGGCTCTTCGCATCGAGCCTTGTGGATGAGCTTATAGGGCACTGGCAAATCACGGCAACAGCAATGTCACCCTCATATCAGCAACAAAGCCTGGCATGA